The Chloroflexota bacterium genome contains a region encoding:
- a CDS encoding addiction module protein, protein MSISCDELKEAATQLSESERAQLALALLESLEPSSDCDVEQAWNEEALRRADEVRRGVAHLVPGDDVFAQIRHGLE, encoded by the coding sequence ATGTCGATTTCATGTGACGAACTGAAGGAAGCCGCCACCCAGCTTTCGGAGTCTGAGCGAGCACAACTTGCGTTAGCGCTCTTGGAGTCCCTTGAGCCTTCAAGCGACTGCGATGTCGAGCAGGCCTGGAATGAGGAGGCGTTGCGACGGGCAGATGAAGTCCGCCGAGGCGTGGCACACCTCGTTCCTGGGGACGACGTGTTCGCTCAAATTCGACACGGCCTCGAGTGA